One genomic segment of Vibrio mimicus includes these proteins:
- a CDS encoding SUMF1/EgtB/PvdO family nonheme iron enzyme produces the protein MRQGIPALLIALSPCLMAAPVLAEEIASSVLAIDDALFGKHTELKNATDAAKLQKAAVDNQQSELNRLTQQAKALDTALKNAKTNLERDYQKMIDEPDLDIQPTQNAYQAAWAEVKQNQVARLDAEQKLQEMQTVLAQYQAQQQTIEQSIALLQQDKMRARVDRLREELQRSGEQKVSFTNVCNADMTFAQCSKQTNDLALQKAVNQFQVWLIDESSESNAIKPQLNNVSLNIHVLKHAVVDSGFYDGMRFRSVVNAQLEARPAENAPCKLLNIDSQYCFAPGESQIDQQQQEIAWISLSLRSNQHGDRVTVDGVNYGSTPVEVMLPVGKHLVQIEKEGFRPFQQEVNITSDQTLRVNLHEKTNPLRAGQKFADSVKGKVNAPEVITILPGEYLLSENASQQYNLDHAFALSATPVTVEQFEKFINLSNYQTDAELKKLCISVNESEVAPVSDSYWRNPGFKQGKDSPVVCVSQNDAKAYARWLSKQTGFKYRLPTKEEWEIAARAGSKTDYWWGNKFGAGKANTGWGGTTWSNKSTSPVKAFTPNALGFYDMVGNVWEWTGDSRGLAKGGAWSFSPEMAKAHSEMFVGPTTAANYVGFRVLREL, from the coding sequence ATGCGACAAGGGATTCCCGCTTTATTAATAGCACTTTCACCTTGCTTGATGGCAGCACCAGTGCTAGCAGAAGAAATTGCTTCTTCTGTTCTTGCCATTGACGATGCGCTGTTTGGCAAACATACCGAGCTGAAAAACGCTACGGATGCGGCCAAGCTTCAGAAAGCGGCTGTTGATAACCAACAGTCCGAGTTGAATCGTTTAACTCAGCAAGCAAAAGCTTTGGATACTGCGCTGAAAAATGCCAAAACCAATCTTGAGCGTGATTATCAAAAGATGATTGATGAGCCGGATCTGGATATTCAGCCCACACAGAATGCTTATCAAGCTGCATGGGCTGAAGTGAAACAGAACCAAGTCGCTCGTTTGGATGCCGAACAAAAGCTGCAAGAGATGCAAACGGTTTTAGCTCAGTACCAAGCTCAGCAGCAGACCATAGAGCAGAGCATAGCTTTACTCCAACAAGATAAAATGCGTGCTCGGGTGGACAGATTGCGCGAGGAGTTGCAACGCTCTGGCGAGCAAAAAGTGAGTTTCACCAATGTGTGTAACGCGGATATGACTTTTGCTCAATGTAGCAAACAGACCAACGATCTGGCTTTGCAAAAAGCAGTTAACCAGTTTCAAGTCTGGTTGATCGATGAAAGCAGCGAGTCGAATGCGATCAAACCACAGCTTAACAATGTCTCCTTGAACATCCATGTACTAAAACATGCGGTTGTGGATTCTGGTTTCTATGATGGCATGCGTTTTAGAAGCGTTGTCAATGCTCAACTTGAAGCTCGTCCTGCGGAAAATGCACCTTGTAAGCTGCTTAACATCGACTCACAGTACTGTTTTGCGCCAGGTGAAAGTCAAATAGATCAACAGCAGCAAGAGATCGCTTGGATTAGTCTATCACTGCGTTCGAATCAACACGGTGATCGCGTCACGGTTGATGGCGTTAACTACGGCAGCACTCCCGTTGAAGTCATGCTCCCCGTGGGTAAACACTTAGTGCAGATAGAAAAAGAGGGATTTCGCCCATTCCAGCAAGAAGTGAATATCACGTCAGATCAGACGTTACGTGTCAATTTACACGAAAAAACTAACCCACTTCGTGCTGGGCAAAAATTTGCTGATTCGGTGAAAGGCAAAGTAAATGCACCAGAAGTCATTACGATTTTGCCAGGGGAATATCTATTAAGTGAAAATGCTTCACAGCAGTATAACCTTGATCATGCTTTCGCACTGAGCGCAACGCCAGTAACCGTTGAGCAATTCGAAAAATTCATCAATCTTTCAAACTACCAAACCGATGCTGAGCTGAAAAAGCTGTGTATTTCGGTCAATGAATCCGAAGTGGCGCCGGTTTCCGACAGTTATTGGCGCAATCCAGGATTTAAACAGGGTAAAGATTCACCTGTCGTTTGTGTAAGCCAAAATGATGCCAAAGCTTATGCGCGTTGGCTTTCAAAACAAACAGGTTTCAAATACCGTTTACCAACGAAGGAAGAGTGGGAAATTGCCGCGCGTGCAGGCAGTAAGACCGACTATTGGTGGGGAAACAAATTTGGAGCAGGTAAAGCCAACACCGGTTGGGGCGGTACAACTTGGTCAAACAAGAGCACTTCTCCAGTCAAAGCTTTTACTCCAAATGCCCTCGGTTTCTATGACATGGTGGGTAACGTTTGGGAATGGACTGGTGACTCACGCGGTTTAGCCAAAGGTGGGGCTTGGAGCTTCTCCCCTGAAATGGCAAAAGCTCATAGCGAAATGTTTGTCGGACCAACCACTGCGGCTAACTATGTCGGTTTTCGAGTGTTGCGAGAA
- a CDS encoding PEGA domain-containing protein has protein sequence MIKRRIPALLLALSPLWISASVFAEEVTQADPVVTIDEKMNTKQNEINAILTDYEVESGKLQQLKNEQNRLQRESEELDAKRNRAKSELDKQYTRLLEDPDTDLVTFQKRYQEAWNALKGNQSLKLENEQAVTEIEMRLSQIKQKQARLNTEMTNLEEARIDARVKRLAAELRESDVLETSFKTTCSTTMTLGECANQGQYLTKQKAVKAFREKLINELTESAIAKQNLKGVELNIHVQESQMIRSGFEGNNEYFTQVQAQLQAKPEAVAACKLLNVETRYCLKGEAEQPAPKKQDKQWANVTVRSDQYNDSVTINGINYGSTPIELVLPAGRHQVTVSKEGYETYNRVITVNGHDTVWVKLRPSKDS, from the coding sequence ATGATTAAACGTCGCATCCCAGCGCTATTGCTTGCGCTATCCCCGTTATGGATATCTGCATCGGTGTTCGCAGAGGAGGTCACACAAGCTGACCCCGTTGTGACTATCGATGAGAAGATGAATACCAAACAGAACGAAATCAACGCTATTCTCACCGACTACGAGGTGGAAAGCGGTAAACTCCAACAACTCAAGAATGAGCAAAACCGACTACAGCGTGAAAGTGAAGAGTTAGATGCCAAGCGTAATCGTGCTAAGTCAGAGTTGGATAAACAATATACCCGTCTTCTTGAAGATCCTGACACTGACCTAGTTACTTTCCAAAAGCGTTACCAAGAGGCGTGGAATGCGCTGAAGGGTAATCAATCACTCAAGTTAGAGAATGAGCAAGCGGTAACAGAAATTGAAATGCGCCTATCGCAGATCAAACAAAAGCAAGCTCGTTTGAACACTGAGATGACCAATTTGGAAGAAGCCAGAATTGATGCTCGGGTGAAACGCTTAGCGGCTGAACTACGCGAAAGTGATGTACTTGAGACCAGTTTCAAAACGACCTGTTCAACGACAATGACTTTAGGTGAATGTGCTAACCAAGGCCAATATCTCACCAAGCAAAAAGCGGTGAAAGCGTTTCGAGAAAAGCTGATCAATGAGTTAACCGAATCTGCGATTGCCAAACAAAACTTGAAAGGGGTTGAGCTCAATATCCACGTTCAAGAGAGCCAGATGATCCGTTCTGGTTTTGAAGGTAACAACGAATACTTCACTCAAGTGCAAGCTCAGTTACAAGCCAAACCAGAAGCAGTGGCAGCTTGTAAACTCTTGAATGTAGAGACTCGTTACTGCTTGAAAGGTGAGGCGGAGCAGCCAGCACCGAAAAAACAAGATAAGCAATGGGCTAACGTCACAGTACGTTCTGATCAATACAATGATTCAGTGACCATTAATGGCATCAACTATGGTAGTACTCCGATTGAACTGGTGTTACCCGCAGGTCGTCATCAAGTGACCGTATCGAAAGAAGGGTATGAAACCTACAATCGTGTGATTACCGTCAACGGTCACGATACGGTATGGGTAAAACTCAGACCAAGCAAAGACAGTTAA
- a CDS encoding AraC family transcriptional regulator, producing the protein MAQSSAFDVAKGSQIAKVLSPKPAELITLPSHMACHDHSYTQIVIGLKGQAEFEVRGIGNIVGPWQGCVVTSGSDHAFGGVVGQSDILVLNMPMPSDDDPLLLRKLNELAVGDVYFQLDGQIQRLIQMLVQEMQACPDDLLLGRACNDTVVALLQRHISALASAHKESRFDMEVVDRYIEQHLAHRISVAQLAGSVFLSESQFHALFKEQMGLTPHQYVLNKRVDMAKKLIEQGRLNLGQIAELTGFSSQSTFAHTFSRLHGISPSHYKRRFSTAS; encoded by the coding sequence ATGGCTCAATCGTCTGCTTTTGATGTAGCCAAAGGTTCCCAAATAGCCAAAGTTTTGTCGCCTAAGCCGGCAGAGCTGATCACTTTACCTTCGCACATGGCTTGCCATGATCATAGTTACACGCAAATTGTGATTGGTTTAAAAGGCCAAGCGGAATTTGAAGTGCGTGGCATCGGCAATATTGTTGGCCCATGGCAGGGGTGTGTCGTGACTTCGGGCTCAGATCACGCGTTTGGTGGCGTAGTCGGACAATCGGATATTCTGGTGTTAAATATGCCTATGCCGAGTGACGATGACCCGCTACTGCTGCGTAAACTGAATGAACTCGCGGTCGGTGATGTCTATTTTCAACTGGATGGTCAGATCCAACGTTTGATCCAAATGCTGGTGCAGGAGATGCAAGCCTGTCCTGATGATCTTCTGCTCGGTCGAGCTTGTAACGATACGGTCGTTGCGCTTTTGCAACGCCACATCAGTGCGCTTGCCAGTGCGCATAAAGAATCCCGTTTTGATATGGAAGTGGTGGATCGCTATATCGAGCAGCACTTAGCGCATCGTATTTCCGTTGCACAGTTAGCAGGCAGCGTGTTCTTAAGCGAAAGCCAATTTCACGCGCTGTTTAAAGAGCAGATGGGGCTCACGCCGCATCAATATGTGCTGAATAAACGCGTTGATATGGCGAAAAAGCTGATTGAACAGGGGCGGCTCAATTTGGGCCAGATTGCGGAGCTGACGGGGTTCTCCAGTCAAAGCACTTTCGCACATACCTTCTCACGGCTGCATGGTATTTCCCCTTCACACTATAAGCGGCGCTTTTCTACAGCATCGTAA
- the putA gene encoding bifunctional proline dehydrogenase/L-glutamate gamma-semialdehyde dehydrogenase PutA has protein sequence MFTATDVLNAAFIEQPLDKLWSLISPLYMVDESQWLTQLLPLATPSHAEKAAMAEKTTRLIEAIRSDKKAVQMIDALLLEYSLDTQEGILLMCLAEALMRIPDAETADAFIKDRLGVADWKSHLKNSDSVFVNASTWGLMLTGKVIGLADGETASPVQAVNRLVNKLTEPVIRKAMHQAMKIMGHQFVLGRTIEEAQKNGRPMRDKGYTYSFDMLGEAALTSADAHKYFKDYLMAIEAVGRDKYGLETSPAPSVSIKLSALHPRYQVANADRVMTELYSTLIQLLERAKELDVAITIDAEEADRLELSLHLFKKLYRSDTLRGWGKFGLVVQAYSKRALPVLVWLTALAKEQGDLIPVRLVKGAYWDSEIKMSQQRGFTGYPVYTRKEATDVSYLACARFLLSESVRGNLFPQFASHNAQTVTAIAVMAQHKDFEFQRLHGMGDALYHHAKAAYQQSVRIYAPVGSHKDLLPYLVRRLLENGANSSFVHRLVDSRCPIGALTQHPVDMLLAFETLNNRKIPLPTEIFAERKNSLGINIDIESEAKPFEAKIHAWLDKQWQAAPIIGGHSYYESMIKAGHNAEPVTAPYDRRIQVGQMFHANLDHVSAAIDSAQQAFATWNALDAKERASKLDALADLLEQHMPELVALCHQEAGKTIHDSIDEVREAVDFCRYYAKQVDVLGEFSVESFDGSTRRVSRQGRGVFVCISPWNFPLAIFLGQISAALVAGNTVIAKPAEQTSLIAYRAVELMQEAGFPAGTIQLLPGRGADIGSALTSHPAIAGVAFTGSTATAQRINQTLAQREAAPVPFIAETGGQNAMIVDSTALPEQVVRDVLRSAFASAGQRCSALRVLFVQQDIADRVITLIQGAMQELKVGVPHLHQTDVGPVIDEKAKQKLLAHIEHMSQTQKKIAQLTLGETCQHGDFVAPTAFEIDDIAVLSEEQFGPILHIVRFKARELAQIVDKINQTGFGLTMGIHSRNETTYRWIEKHARVGNCYINRDQVGAVVGVQPFGGQGLSGTGPKAGGPHYLYRFTQVQYQ, from the coding sequence ATGTTTACAGCAACCGATGTGTTGAACGCAGCGTTTATCGAGCAGCCGCTAGATAAACTATGGTCGCTGATCTCGCCACTGTATATGGTGGACGAATCCCAATGGCTGACCCAATTATTGCCTCTCGCAACGCCAAGCCATGCTGAAAAAGCAGCAATGGCGGAGAAAACCACGCGCTTAATCGAAGCGATCCGCAGCGATAAAAAAGCGGTGCAGATGATTGATGCACTGCTTTTGGAATACAGCTTGGATACCCAAGAGGGTATTTTGCTGATGTGTTTGGCTGAAGCGTTAATGCGTATTCCTGATGCGGAAACGGCCGATGCCTTCATTAAAGATCGCCTTGGTGTTGCGGATTGGAAATCCCACCTGAAGAATTCAGATTCTGTGTTTGTGAACGCTTCAACTTGGGGCTTGATGCTGACAGGTAAAGTGATTGGCCTAGCTGATGGTGAAACCGCAAGCCCAGTACAGGCGGTGAATCGTTTAGTCAATAAGCTGACTGAACCTGTGATCCGCAAAGCCATGCATCAAGCGATGAAGATCATGGGTCATCAATTCGTGCTTGGACGCACCATTGAAGAAGCGCAGAAAAATGGCCGCCCGATGCGCGACAAAGGTTATACCTACTCGTTTGACATGTTGGGCGAAGCGGCGCTCACTTCCGCCGATGCACACAAATATTTCAAAGATTACTTGATGGCGATTGAGGCGGTAGGCCGCGACAAATATGGTCTGGAAACCAGCCCAGCCCCGTCGGTGTCGATCAAGCTTTCGGCTTTGCATCCTCGTTACCAAGTGGCGAATGCCGATCGTGTAATGACCGAGCTGTACAGCACTCTGATCCAACTGCTTGAACGCGCGAAAGAGCTAGATGTGGCAATCACGATTGATGCTGAAGAGGCAGATCGTTTAGAGCTGTCACTGCATCTGTTTAAAAAGCTCTATCGCAGCGACACTCTGCGTGGTTGGGGCAAGTTTGGTTTGGTGGTTCAAGCCTACTCCAAACGTGCGTTGCCAGTATTGGTATGGCTGACTGCACTCGCGAAAGAGCAGGGCGATTTAATCCCTGTACGTTTAGTGAAAGGTGCGTATTGGGATAGCGAAATCAAGATGTCGCAGCAACGCGGTTTTACTGGCTATCCGGTTTATACGCGCAAAGAAGCGACCGATGTTTCTTATCTCGCTTGTGCTCGTTTCCTACTGAGCGAATCGGTACGCGGCAATCTGTTCCCACAATTTGCAAGCCATAACGCGCAAACCGTGACCGCGATTGCGGTGATGGCGCAGCACAAAGATTTTGAATTCCAGCGCCTGCATGGCATGGGGGATGCGCTTTATCACCATGCGAAAGCCGCTTATCAGCAGTCGGTACGGATTTATGCCCCCGTGGGCAGCCATAAAGATCTACTGCCCTATCTGGTGCGTCGATTATTGGAGAATGGCGCTAACAGCTCATTTGTCCATCGCTTGGTGGATTCTCGCTGCCCGATTGGTGCGTTGACTCAGCATCCAGTCGATATGCTGCTCGCGTTTGAAACCTTAAATAACCGTAAGATCCCATTGCCAACGGAAATTTTTGCAGAGCGCAAAAACTCATTGGGGATCAACATTGATATTGAGAGTGAAGCGAAGCCGTTTGAAGCTAAGATCCACGCTTGGTTAGATAAGCAGTGGCAAGCTGCACCGATCATTGGCGGACACTCTTATTACGAAAGCATGATCAAGGCTGGTCACAATGCAGAGCCCGTCACTGCGCCTTACGATCGCCGTATTCAAGTCGGTCAGATGTTTCACGCTAACCTTGATCATGTTTCCGCTGCGATCGACTCTGCTCAACAAGCTTTTGCAACTTGGAATGCGCTCGATGCTAAGGAGCGTGCGAGTAAATTGGATGCGCTGGCGGATCTGCTTGAACAGCATATGCCTGAGTTGGTTGCCTTGTGTCACCAAGAAGCGGGCAAAACCATTCACGACAGCATTGATGAAGTGCGTGAAGCGGTCGATTTCTGTCGTTATTACGCCAAACAAGTCGATGTGCTGGGCGAGTTCAGTGTTGAAAGCTTTGATGGTTCAACACGTCGTGTCAGCCGCCAAGGTCGCGGAGTGTTTGTGTGTATTAGCCCGTGGAACTTCCCGCTGGCGATTTTCCTTGGCCAAATCAGTGCCGCCTTGGTGGCCGGAAATACCGTGATTGCTAAACCTGCCGAGCAAACCAGTTTGATCGCGTATCGCGCGGTTGAGCTGATGCAAGAAGCGGGTTTCCCAGCCGGAACTATCCAGCTTCTACCGGGGCGCGGTGCAGATATAGGTAGTGCACTCACTTCTCATCCTGCCATCGCGGGTGTGGCGTTTACCGGTTCAACCGCCACGGCGCAACGTATTAATCAAACCCTCGCGCAACGTGAAGCGGCTCCGGTGCCGTTTATTGCAGAAACTGGTGGCCAAAACGCCATGATTGTGGACAGCACAGCGTTGCCAGAACAAGTGGTGCGTGATGTGCTGCGTTCAGCTTTCGCCTCTGCTGGCCAACGCTGTTCGGCACTGCGTGTGCTGTTTGTACAGCAAGATATTGCCGATCGCGTGATCACTTTGATTCAGGGCGCGATGCAAGAGCTGAAAGTGGGTGTGCCGCATCTGCATCAAACCGATGTAGGGCCAGTGATTGATGAGAAAGCCAAACAGAAACTGTTGGCGCACATTGAACATATGAGCCAAACCCAGAAGAAAATCGCTCAGTTAACCTTGGGTGAAACTTGCCAACACGGCGACTTTGTTGCGCCAACCGCCTTTGAAATTGATGACATTGCTGTGCTGAGTGAAGAACAGTTTGGCCCGATCTTGCACATAGTTCGGTTTAAAGCGCGCGAACTGGCGCAGATCGTCGACAAAATCAACCAAACTGGTTTTGGTTTAACCATGGGTATCCATAGCCGTAACGAAACCACGTATCGCTGGATTGAAAAGCATGCTCGGGTGGGCAACTGCTACATCAACCGCGATCAAGTCGGGGCTGTGGTGGGTGTACAACCGTTTGGCGGACAAGGGTTGTCTGGCACTGGTCCGAAAGCGGGCGGGCCTCACTATCTTTACCGCTTTACTCAAGTGCAATACCAATAA
- a CDS encoding 1-pyrroline-5-carboxylate dehydrogenase, giving the protein MVHQVTRFSDAFSAWENWNLTDFDSKCECLLALKSLLENSMPGVAKVISYHLQQASTLLAHTHQLIGPTGETNELYTAGRGVALIIQEDNGVQAKQAAVAQLTAALVAGNSVVFCSDDAELSSALVTAYQQSSLPANLLQFASFDAYHQLIESDVRCVGYVGTPSVEATLNRQLAKRTGAIVSLVSETDLLTLPVAHDPHLSLRFITERTRTINITAVGGNATLLELGVDTH; this is encoded by the coding sequence ATGGTGCATCAAGTAACCCGTTTTTCAGACGCCTTTTCTGCTTGGGAAAATTGGAATCTGACCGACTTTGACTCGAAATGTGAGTGTTTACTCGCGTTGAAATCTTTATTGGAAAACAGCATGCCCGGTGTGGCAAAAGTGATTTCCTACCATCTTCAACAGGCATCAACCTTGTTGGCGCATACGCACCAACTGATTGGGCCTACCGGAGAAACCAATGAGCTTTATACCGCAGGGCGTGGTGTTGCCCTGATCATCCAAGAGGATAATGGTGTTCAAGCGAAACAAGCCGCAGTAGCTCAATTGACCGCTGCCCTCGTGGCCGGTAATAGTGTTGTTTTTTGTAGTGACGATGCTGAATTGAGTTCTGCGTTAGTGACTGCTTACCAGCAGTCATCCCTTCCGGCGAATCTGTTGCAGTTTGCTTCTTTTGACGCGTATCACCAGCTGATCGAATCAGACGTGAGATGCGTTGGATATGTCGGAACCCCGTCGGTTGAGGCCACGCTCAATCGCCAACTCGCGAAACGTACAGGCGCGATTGTTAGCCTAGTTTCAGAAACGGATCTGCTTACCTTGCCGGTGGCGCATGATCCACATTTATCACTGCGCTTTATCACTGAGCGCACACGCACAATAAATATAACAGCAGTGGGTGGAAACGCGACGCTCTTGGAGCTGGGTGTGGATACTCATTAG